The following are encoded together in the Trichomycterus rosablanca isolate fTriRos1 chromosome 19, fTriRos1.hap1, whole genome shotgun sequence genome:
- the si:dkey-32e6.3 gene encoding uncharacterized protein si:dkey-32e6.3 gives MSGSDILNSSTTPQTCDTDCQTNGCKTAESLPIPRLLSVKKRKLVLHIDLNNTILVSDAVTKHGTVAALEYFLSTVTWGRLTKGKWEWISESPSLLSPCEGAVSYYSQFGRVTGFTTTGPGQRFRNVLDENLKLLLWPSDLPADKELSVKGEDGRLYHWILPSFFHLLQDLTSQGIEFSVLFRTFGTDLPRLLNVVHRVLTQCSHPLFPALPDLKLSVNTMPGQIRCNTKGATVTRGEERVSTVDGERSVYQYFSSSHGLGGFQDHFNWWARNTYSIMGGKPLWIDPFDSTVQHIFIDDNIRQNDDDTIVHPKVFLESEGSVTRTASTSELYDLCLIQNDLLGAISNPSYFTQRIHICMENYERNLMGQPD, from the exons ATGTCTGGTTCTGATATTCTGAATTCTTCTACAACACCTCAGACCTGTGATACTGATTGCCAGACTAATGGATGTAAAACAGCCGAGTCTCTCCCAATTCCGAGGTTACTGTCAGTTAAAAAAAGGAAACTAGTTCTTCACATTGATCTAAACAACACCATCCTGGTATCTGATGCTGTTACAAAACATGGGACGGTTGCTGCCCTTGAGTATTTTTTGTCCACTGTAACCTGGGGACGGTTGACCAAAG GAAAATGGGAGTGGATAAGTGAGTCTCCATCTCTTCTTTCACCTTGCGAAGGTGCTGTAAGTTATTACTCCCAGTTCGGTAGGGTAACAGGCTTTACCACAACTGGTCCAGGCCAGCGTTTCCGAAATGTACTTGATGAAAATCTGAAACTGCTGCTCTGGCCCTCTGACCTGCCTGCAGACAAGGAGCTTTCAGTAAAAGGAGAAGACGGCAGACTGTACCACTGGATCCTGCCCTCTTTTTTCCACCTGCTGCAGGATCTCACCTCACAAGGGATCGAGTTTTCTGTCCTGTTCCGCACGTTTGGTACAGACCTGCCCCGCCTGCTAAATGTTGTTCACCGAGTTCTCACGCAGTGCTCCCATCCATTGTTCCCTGCCCTTCCTGATCTGAAG CTGAGTGTGAACACAATGCCTGGCCAGATCAGGTGCAACACTAAAGGAGCAACAGTGACTCGTGGGGAGGAGCGTGTGTCCACTGTGGATGGGGAACGCAGTGTGTACCAGTACTTTAGCTCTTCACATGGACTTGGGGGCTTTCAGGATCACTTCAACTG GTGGGCACGAAACACATACTCCATCATGGGAGGAAAGCCACTGTGGATTGATCCTTTTGACTCCACGGTCCAACACATCTTTATAGATGACAACATCCGTCAAAATGACGATGACACCATCGTGCATCCAAAG GTATTCTTGGAATCTGAGGGATCGGTGACCCGCACAGCCTCCACCTCAGAACTTTATGACTTGTGTTTGATCCAAAATGACCTACTGGGTGCCATTTCAAACCCCTCATACTTTACCCAGCGCATTCACATCTGCATGGAGAACTATGAGAGGAACCTTATGGGGCAGCCTGACTAG